The following proteins come from a genomic window of Amyelois transitella isolate CPQ chromosome 24, ilAmyTran1.1, whole genome shotgun sequence:
- the LOC106135842 gene encoding GMP reductase 1, giving the protein MPNIINEVKLDFKDVLLRPKRSTLRSRNDVDLYREITFRNSGQTYRGVPVMASNMDTVGTFEMAKELSKHGLFTCIHKYYTIEEWKKFATDHPECLEQMAASSGTAEADFERLMEILTTIKDLKYVCLDVANGYSQHFVEYVRRVRAAFPTHTIIAGNVVTGEMVEELILSGADIIKVGIGPGSVCTTRIKTGVGYPQLSAVIECADAAHGLKGHIISDGGCTCPGDVAKAFGAGADFVMAGGMFAGHDQCGGDVVTKQDGKKVKLFYGMSSSTAMLKHSGGVAEYRSSEGKTVEVEYRGDVGDTVKDILGGLRSACTYVGASRLRELPRRATFIRCCRQVNDTFS; this is encoded by the exons GTGGACCTGTACAGGGAGATAACATTCCGCAACTCGGGGCAGACGTACAGGGGGGTGCCCGTCATGGCCAGCAACATGGATACGGTGGGCACCTTCGAGATGGCCAAGGAACTGTCCAAG caCGGACTGTTCACATGCATACACAAGTATTACACGATAGAGGAGTGGAAGAAATTCGCGACTGACCACCCAGAATGCTTGGAACAGATGg CGGCCAGTTCGGGCACAGCCGAGGCTGACTTCGAGCGTCTGATGGAGATCCTCACCACGATCAAGGACCTGAAGTACGTCTGTCTGGACGTCGCCAACGGCTACTCCCAGCATTTTGTGGAGTACGTGAGGAGAGTGCGCGCAGCATTCCCAACACACACCATTATT gcTGGGAATGTAGTTACTGGTGAAATGGTAGAAGAACTAATTCTATCAGGAGctgatattataaag GTGGGAATTGGTCCAGGGTCAGTGTGCACGACCAGAATCAAGACAGGTGTGGGCTACCCTCAACTCTCCGCCGTAATAGAATGCGCAGACGCAGCCCACGGACTTAAAGGACATATTATTTCA GATGGAGGTTGCACGTGCCCCGGTGACGTTGCCAAAGCTTTCGGCGCCGGCGCAGACTTCGTGATGGCGGGCGGCATGTTCGCCGGCCACGACCAGTGTGGGGGGGATGTGGTCACGAAGCAGGACGGCAAGAAGGTCAAGCTGTTCTACGGAATGTCCTCTTCAACAGCCATGTTGAAGCATTCTGGTGGAGTCGCTGAGTACCGGTCTTCGGAAG GTAAGACAGTCGAAGTAGAATACCGGGGGGATGTGGGGGACACGGTAAAAGACATCCTCGGGGGTCTCCGCTCGGCGTGCACCTACGTGGGGGCCTCCAGGCTCCGGGAACTGCCCAGGAGAGCCACCTTCATCAGGTGCTGTCGGCAGGTCAACGACACGTTCTCTTAA